The following proteins are co-located in the Myroides profundi genome:
- a CDS encoding NADH-quinone oxidoreductase subunit B, whose amino-acid sequence MSDKKYNTVEAPEGYVGEGFFATKLSSVVGLARANSMWPLPFATSCCGIEFMATMAATYDVARFGSERMSFSPRQADMLMVMGTISKKMAPILRQVYEQMAEPKWVIAVGACACSGGIFDTYSVLQGIDKVIPVDVYVPGCPPRPEQILDGVLRLQEIVKSESVNRRGTKEYDELLNSYNINK is encoded by the coding sequence ATGAGCGATAAAAAATATAATACAGTAGAAGCTCCGGAAGGATATGTAGGAGAAGGATTCTTTGCTACTAAATTAAGTTCAGTAGTTGGATTAGCACGTGCTAATTCAATGTGGCCTCTACCTTTCGCAACTTCTTGTTGTGGAATTGAATTCATGGCAACAATGGCAGCTACGTATGACGTAGCTCGTTTTGGTTCTGAGCGTATGAGTTTCTCTCCTAGACAAGCAGATATGCTAATGGTTATGGGAACTATTTCTAAAAAAATGGCTCCTATCTTAAGACAAGTATATGAACAGATGGCTGAACCTAAATGGGTTATTGCTGTTGGAGCTTGTGCTTGTTCTGGCGGGATTTTTGATACTTACTCTGTACTACAGGGAATAGATAAAGTAATCCCAGTAGACGTTTATGTACCTGGATGCCCACCTAGACCAGAACAAATTCTAGATGGTGTACTAAGATTACAAGAAATAGTAAAATCTGAATCTGTTAATCGCAGAGGTACGAAAGAATATGATGAATTATTAAATTCTTACAACATAAACAAATAG